One window of Camelina sativa cultivar DH55 chromosome 4, Cs, whole genome shotgun sequence genomic DNA carries:
- the LOC104781656 gene encoding 40S ribosomal protein S2-4-like, with product MVERGGEGGVEQRGGDRGGFARGFGGRGGGRGGPRGRGGRRGGRAPEEEKWVPVTKLGRLVKGGKIQKLEQIYLHSLPVKEYQIIDLLVGPSLKDEVMKIMPVQKQTRAGQRTRFKAFVVVGDSNGHVGLGVKCSKEVATAIRGAIILAKLSVIPIRRGYWGNKIGKPHTVPCKVTGKCGSVTVRMVPAPRGSGIVAARVPKKVLQFAGIDDVFTSSRGSTKTLGNFVKATFDCLQRTYGFLTPEFWKETRFVKSPYQDYSDLLADKSLPSSKIATEVEDQA from the exons ATGGTGGAACGCGGTGGTGAGGGTGGTGTCGAACAACGTGGTGGTGATCGCGGCGGTTTCGCACGTGGATTCGGCGGTCGCGGTGGTGGAAGAGGCGGTCCGAGAGGCCGTGGTGGCCGGCGTGGAGGTCGTGCCCCGGAGGAAGAGAAGTGGGTGCCGGTGACGAAGCTCGGTCGTCTCGTGAAAGGTGGTAAGATACAGAAGCTTGAGCAGATCTACCTCCACTCTCTCCCAGTGAAGGAGTACCAGATCATTGATTTACTCGTCGGTCCTTCACTGAAAGACGAAGTGATGAAAATCATGCCGGTTCAGAAGCAAACCAGAGCCGGTCAGAGAACGAGGTTCAAGGCCTTCGTCGTCGTCGGAGATAGTAACGGTCACGTCGGTTTAGGAGTGAAATGCTCCAAGGAAGTCGCGACGGCGATCAGAGGCGCGATTATTCTGGCGAAATTGTCTGTGATTCCGATCCGAAGAGGTTACTGGGGTAACAAGATCGGGAAGCCACACACTGTGCCGTGTAAGGTGACCGGGAAATGTGGATCTGTTACCGTACGTATGGTTCCAGCTCCGAGAGGTTCTGGTATCGTGGCGGCTAGGGTTCCTAAGAAGGTTCTTCAGTTTGCTGGGATTGATGATGTCTTCACTTCTTCTAGAGGATCCACCAAAACTCTAGGAAACTTCGTTAAG GCAACATTTGATTGTCTGCAGAGGACTTACGGATTCCTAACACCAGAATTCTGGAAAGAGACGAGATTCGTTAAGTCACCATACCAGGATTACAGTGATCTCTTGGCTGATAAGTCTCTACCTAGCAGCAAGATCGCCACCGAGGTTGAAGACCAAGCCTAA